A single Gammaproteobacteria bacterium DNA region contains:
- a CDS encoding DUF1566 domain-containing protein — MMNFKRRAPAKIASALLLASAILAQAGCILPERAKDDPPPAASTLPTVKIRFLTWDPTALNPYPELTVDTTTGYFSLNETSPVGDASRVVIIAFNLIGDYPADIPADQRARLEMKFAKESSATPLQDFNVVGTSSPSLINTVMFYRPDEAAALAVDPLCPDPIRQAIAADNCRIINITDDKVHERMAIIKNNRIEELRMEDFAIYFQAEFHVQLEANNKKPSLFYIVDDDPEPSISISLPGYLYVGGKYQISESIPQIPFEIKLLNGQLTEWPIFIPILYSGTAETQVDYVPLNDLTFAPKDDNGYFNSVYTGYIQLNDDILGEANDDDTLIITLGTPTNGVLATDGSPTSVQISITDNEGTGTVNPTVANRCIDPNLDSSSSYFVPTTALRDCNTYNTVNYQDGHQSAGAIFDFTPSSTGECVLDNRTGLVWEIKSTVTNSYRQDSEYSWYNTSTNSNGGHPGSEGQATGCGGIPGMCNTSDYVSAVNSDGAPLCGFNDWRLPTAVELYGLVSFDTFGTNQMHLPPNFTNKRAQYWTSTPVASDPEKAWAVDFVTGQLLPIKKYDPNSAAIKGAAIMLVRAKLPSEVLP; from the coding sequence ATGATGAATTTTAAGCGTCGCGCCCCAGCCAAGATCGCATCTGCCCTGCTGTTAGCCTCGGCTATTCTGGCGCAGGCCGGCTGCATTCTGCCCGAACGGGCCAAGGACGACCCACCTCCGGCAGCCAGTACCTTGCCAACCGTCAAGATTCGTTTCCTCACTTGGGATCCGACGGCGTTAAACCCCTATCCAGAACTCACCGTAGATACAACCACCGGCTATTTCAGCCTAAACGAAACATCCCCCGTTGGCGACGCCTCTCGTGTGGTCATCATCGCCTTCAACCTGATTGGCGATTACCCAGCAGACATCCCTGCTGACCAACGTGCCCGCCTGGAAATGAAATTTGCCAAGGAAAGCTCCGCAACCCCCCTGCAAGATTTCAACGTCGTCGGCACATCATCCCCAAGCCTCATTAACACCGTTATGTTTTACCGCCCCGATGAGGCCGCCGCCTTGGCCGTCGACCCACTATGCCCCGACCCCATTCGCCAAGCCATTGCCGCCGATAATTGCCGCATCATCAATATCACCGACGACAAGGTTCACGAGCGCATGGCAATTATCAAAAACAACCGCATCGAAGAATTGCGCATGGAAGATTTTGCCATCTATTTCCAGGCCGAATTTCATGTACAGTTAGAGGCTAATAACAAAAAACCTAGCCTGTTTTACATCGTCGACGACGACCCCGAACCCAGCATCAGCATTTCGTTGCCCGGCTATTTGTACGTTGGCGGCAAATACCAGATCAGCGAAAGTATCCCCCAGATCCCGTTTGAAATTAAATTACTCAACGGCCAATTGACCGAGTGGCCTATATTTATTCCGATTCTGTACTCGGGAACTGCAGAAACACAGGTGGATTACGTTCCGCTAAACGACTTAACTTTCGCCCCAAAGGACGACAACGGCTATTTCAATTCGGTCTACACCGGATACATCCAACTCAACGATGACATTTTGGGCGAAGCCAACGATGACGATACCCTCATCATTACCCTGGGCACACCGACCAACGGCGTGCTAGCCACCGACGGCTCCCCCACCTCCGTCCAAATCTCCATTACTGACAACGAAGGAACCGGAACAGTCAATCCCACCGTCGCCAATCGCTGCATTGACCCCAACCTGGATAGCTCATCGTCGTATTTTGTCCCCACTACAGCATTGAGGGATTGCAATACCTACAATACCGTCAATTACCAGGACGGTCATCAGTCAGCAGGGGCCATTTTCGATTTTACGCCATCCTCAACCGGTGAATGCGTACTGGACAATCGCACTGGGCTGGTCTGGGAAATCAAATCGACTGTCACCAACAGCTACCGTCAAGATTCTGAGTACAGTTGGTACAACACATCCACCAACAGCAATGGCGGTCACCCTGGCAGCGAAGGCCAAGCTACAGGCTGCGGAGGTATCCCCGGCATGTGCAACACCAGCGATTACGTTAGTGCCGTCAATAGCGACGGTGCCCCGTTATGCGGCTTCAACGATTGGCGCCTGCCCACCGCCGTAGAACTCTATGGCCTGGTAAGTTTTGACACCTTCGGCACCAACCAAATGCATCTCCCGCCAAATTTTACAAACAAGCGTGCGCAATACTGGACCAGCACTCCGGTCGCCAGTGACCCGGAAAAAGCTTGGGCAGTCGATTTCGTTACCGGGCAACTGCTGCCTATCAAAAAATACGATCCGAATTCCGCAGCCATCAAAGGTGCTGCGATTATGCTTGTACGTGCAAAGCTACCAAGCGAGGTGCTGCCATGA
- a CDS encoding DUF1566 domain-containing protein gives MMRTRIVNTLLLCLLPSISLAQLCNSSSILESTPAANFVTAIPAVDPTGKYAAITTPLPSNGEEVLDLTTGLVWQRCSKGQTWIADQHRCAGIPLKYTWKDALALSSTTSKWRVPNIKELTSLIDFRCQAPPLNPEIFPDTPASVITLIGGTSYYGTGYWSSTPNLSPGTDSSMPKIGAWIMDLNTGSPMLFSVEANNTSIVYAKHFVRLVRSN, from the coding sequence ATGATGCGCACGCGCATCGTCAATACTCTTTTACTCTGCCTGTTGCCAAGCATTTCGCTGGCGCAACTCTGCAATAGCAGCAGCATTCTGGAATCCACGCCCGCAGCGAATTTCGTCACCGCCATCCCTGCCGTTGACCCAACGGGAAAATATGCTGCAATTACCACCCCTCTTCCCTCAAATGGAGAAGAAGTGCTGGACTTGACAACCGGCCTGGTTTGGCAACGCTGCAGCAAGGGCCAGACCTGGATTGCCGATCAACATCGCTGCGCTGGCATCCCCCTAAAATATACTTGGAAAGATGCGCTGGCGCTTAGCAGCACAACAAGCAAATGGCGTGTGCCAAACATCAAAGAGCTGACATCGCTAATCGACTTCCGCTGCCAGGCACCACCGCTAAACCCCGAAATTTTTCCTGATACACCAGCATCGGTCATCACACTGATTGGTGGCACCAGCTACTATGGTACTGGCTACTGGAGTTCCACCCCCAACCTGTCACCAGGCACAGATTCATCAATGCCAAAAATTGGCGCATGGATCATGGATTTGAACACCGGTTCGCCCATGCTGTTTTCCGTCGAGGCCAATAACACCTCTATTGTCTATGCCAAACATTTTGTCCGATTGGTTCGTAGCAACTAG
- a CDS encoding DUF615 domain-containing protein — protein sequence MNLQSDIIVRHDESVSYTMLVAVVYTLITLVTTVRLESMDYEDDFEDDRPSKSQMKRDADAAQRLGAELVELNAKQLAQFGLPDKLLEAIKHAQTINSHSAKKRQLQYIGKLMRDVDVGSVAEILARLKAPHRQAVAQFHQAEKWRERLLADDQQIAVFVAEYPAADVTELRKLIVDARQEKVGGQLGKAYRGLFKLITGLQAGRE from the coding sequence TTGAATCTGCAAAGTGATATTATTGTGCGTCATGACGAATCGGTGTCGTACACCATGCTCGTTGCGGTAGTATATACGCTAATCACCCTGGTCACTACAGTAAGGTTGGAATCCATGGATTACGAAGACGACTTTGAGGACGACCGTCCCAGTAAAAGTCAAATGAAGCGCGACGCCGATGCTGCGCAGCGGTTGGGAGCCGAGCTGGTTGAGCTCAATGCCAAGCAACTGGCGCAATTTGGTTTGCCCGACAAGTTGCTTGAAGCCATCAAACATGCGCAGACCATCAATTCGCACAGCGCCAAAAAACGTCAACTGCAATACATTGGCAAATTGATGCGCGATGTGGATGTTGGTTCGGTGGCAGAAATATTGGCGCGACTCAAGGCACCGCACCGGCAGGCGGTTGCACAATTTCATCAAGCTGAAAAATGGCGCGAGCGTTTGTTGGCGGACGATCAGCAGATCGCTGTGTTTGTCGCCGAATATCCGGCTGCGGATGTAACGGAGTTGCGGAAATTAATCGTCGATGCGCGTCAGGAAAAAGTGGGTGGACAACTCGGAAAAGCGTATCGCGGATTGTTTAAATTGATCACAGGCTTGCAAGCAGGACGGGAGTAA